The Globicephala melas chromosome X, mGloMel1.2, whole genome shotgun sequence genome window below encodes:
- the TASL gene encoding TLR adapter interacting with SLC15A4 on the lysosome, which translates to MLSEGYLSGLAYRSDIQWSCTSYNEQVAEEKEEKTEATAAATLSYSSVDETQVRSLYVRCKSSGKFISSVHSRDSQRSRNPRITVVQTNPNPVFESPNLAAVELYRDPSRETYLVPPSCKSICKNYNDLHIAGGQVMAINSVTTDFPSESSFEHGPLLKSSEIPLSMEDSISTQPSDFPPKPIQRYSSYWRITSIKEKSSLQMQKPISNAVLNEYLEQKVVELYKQYIMDTVLHDSSPTQILASELIMTSVDQISIQVSREKNLETSKARDIVINSLLQLVSTEVSTPEISTPSLHISQYSNVNP; encoded by the coding sequence ATGCTGTCAGAAGGGTATCTCAGTGGACTTGCTTACCGGAGTGACATCCAGTGGAGTTGTACATCTTATAATGAGCAGGTggctgaggaaaaggaagagaagacagaagCCACAGCTGCTGCTACTCTTTCCTATTCCTCCGTGGATGAAACACAAGTCCGAAGTCTCTATGTGAGATGCAAATCCTCAGGCAAGTTTATTTCTTCAGTGCATTCAAGAGACAGCCAACGCAGTAGAAATCCGAGAATCACAGTGGTGCAGACAAACCCCAATCCCGTGTTTGAAAGCCCAAACTTGGCCGCAGTTGAACTATACAGAGACCCCAGCAGAGAGACCTACTTGGTTCCACCTTCCTGCAAGAGTATCTGCAAGAATTACAATGACTTACATATTGCAGGGGGCCAAGTGATGGCCATTAATTCAGTGACAACAGATTTTCCCTCTGAGAGCAGTTTTGAACATGGCCCTTTGCTGAAATCGTCTGAGATTCCTTTGTCCATGGAGGATTCCATTTCCACTCAGCCCAGCGACTTCCCACCCAAACCTATCCAGCGGTATTCATCCTACTGGAGAATAACCAGCATCAAAGAGAAAAGCAGCCTGCAAATGCAGAAGCCTATTTCGAATGCAGTGCTGAACGAATACCTGGAGCAGAAGGTCGTGGAGTTATACAAGCAGTACATTATGGACACTGTGCTTCATGACAGTTCTCCTACCCAGATTCTGGCATCTGAACTCATCATGACAAGTGTGGACCAAATTAGTATTCAAGTCTCTAGAGAGAAGAACCTGGAGACCTCAAAAGCCAGGGATATAGTCATTAACAGCCTTTTACAGTTGGTGTCAACTGAAGTCAGCACTCCTGAAATTAGCACTCCGAGTCTCCATATTTCTCAGTATAGTAACGTGAATCCATAG